A part of Curtobacterium sp. MCLR17_036 genomic DNA contains:
- a CDS encoding response regulator transcription factor, with protein sequence MTDIRVLLVDDQVLVRAGLRALVDAEPGMAVVGEAGDGDAAVALARSLRPDVVLMDVRMPGTDGLTATRLIGEDPELDALHVVILTTFEQDDYVFEAIRAGAAGFLVKDTEPAELLRAVRTVVAGDSLLSPRATRSLVEAYATHAKPASLAPELGVLTDREREVMQLVGVGMTNAEIAARLFISPLTTKTHVSRAMIKLGARDRAQLVVFAYETGLVTRGWQP encoded by the coding sequence ATGACCGACATCCGTGTCCTGCTCGTCGACGACCAGGTGCTCGTCCGAGCGGGGCTCCGCGCGCTCGTCGACGCCGAGCCGGGGATGGCCGTGGTCGGCGAGGCGGGTGACGGTGACGCGGCGGTGGCGCTCGCCCGGAGCCTCCGCCCCGACGTCGTCCTCATGGACGTCCGGATGCCGGGGACCGACGGCCTGACCGCGACCCGGCTGATCGGCGAGGACCCCGAGCTCGACGCCCTGCACGTCGTGATCCTGACGACCTTCGAGCAGGACGACTACGTCTTCGAGGCGATCCGGGCCGGTGCCGCGGGGTTCCTCGTCAAGGACACCGAGCCCGCGGAGCTCCTGCGTGCCGTCCGCACCGTCGTCGCCGGCGACTCCCTGCTCTCACCGCGCGCCACCCGCTCCCTCGTCGAGGCGTACGCGACGCACGCGAAGCCGGCGTCGCTCGCGCCGGAGCTCGGGGTGCTCACCGACCGCGAGCGCGAGGTCATGCAGCTCGTCGGGGTCGGCATGACGAACGCCGAGATCGCCGCGCGCCTGTTCATCAGCCCGCTCACCACGAAGACGCACGTGTCCCGCGCGATGATCAAGCTCGGCGCGCGGGACCGGGCCCAGCTGGTGGTCTTCGCCTACGAGACCGGCCTCGTCACCCGCGGGTGGCAGCCGTGA
- a CDS encoding histidine kinase, whose translation MTTGQRTDHRDRAPARPTGRVRFARTGRVLPVAVVQVLGTLVASRIPFGGRGGPPWTRHDDLVPVDPVALGPLALALLVGGVVVLPWRWRWPRAVLLVVLVTTVGYAVVVSPRGPFVAALTMAIANAWVRGHRRTVWVVAGVALVTLPTADVVLGRSPVLDLATVLLALSWLTVTIAVSELVRVRTERVADRRRARAEAERRRAGEERVRIARELHDSVAHSMSLINLRAGVALHLGTELPTATRDALTDIRDSSRQALVELRTVLGVLRSVDGDPDDPDRDPVPGLDRLPDLVARARAAGIEIVLHLDGDPSTVRGTSGRSAFRIVQESVTNVMKHAPGHAVRVEVVVGPDVVDLVVEDRPRAGDAAVAPDPSGAAGSVAEGSVAEGSVAQGSVAGGSFGTGSVGTGPFGTGTVGTGSVGTGSVGTGSRGTGSPGIGSTGNGIIGMRERASAVGGDLRAGPMREGGWRVAARLPAQTDGPPDPDRRPDQDRGPDPDRGPDPDRGPDTGRTPDVLTEDPR comes from the coding sequence ATGACCACCGGACAGCGCACCGACCACCGCGACCGGGCACCAGCCCGGCCGACGGGTCGAGTGCGCTTCGCCCGCACCGGGCGCGTGCTGCCGGTCGCCGTCGTGCAGGTCCTCGGCACCCTCGTGGCGTCCCGCATCCCGTTCGGCGGACGGGGCGGTCCGCCCTGGACCCGGCACGACGACCTGGTGCCGGTCGACCCGGTGGCGCTCGGCCCCCTCGCGCTCGCCCTGCTCGTCGGCGGTGTCGTCGTGCTGCCGTGGCGCTGGCGGTGGCCGCGGGCGGTCCTGCTCGTGGTCCTCGTCACGACGGTCGGGTACGCCGTCGTGGTCTCGCCGCGTGGTCCGTTCGTCGCCGCGCTGACGATGGCGATCGCGAACGCGTGGGTGCGCGGTCACCGCCGCACCGTCTGGGTCGTCGCCGGGGTCGCCCTCGTGACGCTGCCGACCGCCGACGTCGTGCTCGGTCGTTCCCCCGTGCTCGACCTCGCGACGGTCCTACTCGCCCTCTCGTGGTTGACGGTGACGATCGCGGTGTCCGAACTCGTCCGCGTGCGCACGGAACGGGTCGCCGACCGACGCCGCGCCCGAGCCGAGGCCGAACGCCGCCGTGCGGGCGAGGAACGGGTGCGCATCGCCCGCGAGCTGCACGACTCCGTGGCCCACAGCATGTCCCTCATCAACCTGCGGGCGGGGGTGGCCCTGCACCTCGGTACCGAGCTCCCGACGGCCACGCGTGACGCCCTGACCGACATCCGTGACTCGAGCCGTCAGGCGCTCGTCGAGCTGCGCACGGTCCTCGGGGTGCTCCGGTCGGTCGACGGCGATCCCGACGACCCTGACCGTGATCCGGTGCCGGGTCTCGACCGTCTGCCCGACCTGGTGGCCCGGGCGCGGGCAGCGGGGATCGAGATCGTCCTGCACCTCGACGGCGACCCGTCGACGGTCCGGGGCACCAGCGGCCGGAGTGCATTCCGCATCGTGCAGGAGTCCGTCACGAACGTCATGAAGCACGCACCGGGGCACGCCGTCCGCGTCGAGGTGGTCGTCGGGCCGGACGTCGTCGACCTCGTGGTCGAAGACCGTCCGCGTGCCGGCGATGCGGCCGTGGCACCGGACCCGTCCGGTGCCGCGGGGTCGGTCGCCGAAGGGTCGGTCGCTGAAGGGTCAGTTGCGCAAGGGTCGGTCGCCGGGGGTTCGTTCGGTACGGGGTCGGTCGGTACGGGGCCGTTCGGTACGGGGACGGTCGGCACAGGTTCGGTCGGCACAGGTTCGGTCGGCACGGGGTCCAGGGGCACCGGGTCGCCCGGCATCGGGTCGACCGGCAACGGCATCATCGGCATGCGCGAGCGGGCCTCCGCCGTCGGCGGTGACCTGCGTGCCGGCCCGATGCGGGAGGGCGGCTGGCGGGTCGCCGCTCGGCTGCCGGCGCAGACCGACGGGCCGCCCGACCCGGACCGCAGACCCGACCAGGACCGCGGACCCGACCCGGACCGCGGACCCGACCCGGACCGCGGGCCCGACACGGGACGCACGCCCGACGTGCTGACGGAGGACCCCCGATGA
- a CDS encoding class I SAM-dependent methyltransferase, producing the protein MGTDVTAAYAARASEYAEHLGSMDRVHADDRQHVTAWADGAGERILDAGCGPGHWSAHLADRGHAVLGIDAVPWFVDHAQRVHGGAGAHGGSAAFRVGSVDALDLQDRTVDGVLAWYSLIHHAPDRLAVPLAEIRRVLRPGGSLLVGFFEGPTVEPFDHAVVGAHRWSVPAMVEVLVDQGFDVHDTRTRTDDGQRPHAAVTAATRG; encoded by the coding sequence ATGGGCACCGACGTCACCGCCGCGTACGCCGCGCGGGCCAGCGAGTACGCGGAGCACCTCGGGTCGATGGACCGCGTGCACGCCGACGACCGGCAGCACGTCACGGCGTGGGCCGACGGCGCCGGCGAGCGGATCCTCGACGCCGGGTGCGGGCCCGGCCACTGGAGCGCGCACCTGGCGGACCGAGGCCACGCGGTGCTCGGCATCGACGCCGTGCCCTGGTTCGTCGACCACGCGCAGCGCGTCCACGGCGGTGCCGGCGCGCACGGCGGCAGCGCCGCGTTCCGGGTCGGCTCCGTCGACGCGCTCGACCTGCAGGACCGGACCGTGGACGGGGTCCTGGCCTGGTACTCGCTGATCCACCACGCCCCCGACCGCCTCGCCGTCCCGCTCGCCGAGATCCGTCGGGTGCTCCGCCCGGGCGGGAGCCTGCTCGTCGGGTTCTTCGAGGGCCCGACGGTCGAGCCCTTCGACCACGCGGTGGTCGGCGCGCACCGGTGGTCGGTGCCGGCGATGGTGGAGGTGCTCGTCGACCAGGGGTTCGACGTGCACGACACCCGCACCCGGACGGACGACGGTCAGCGCCCGCACGCCGCCGTCACGGCTGCCACCCGCGGGTGA